A window from Schistocerca gregaria isolate iqSchGreg1 chromosome 8, iqSchGreg1.2, whole genome shotgun sequence encodes these proteins:
- the LOC126285334 gene encoding uncharacterized protein LOC126285334, whose product MAFGMYMFTTSTTAISARISVISATPPIYHRIKRYLCPHRKLHLNKTVINTRTAFVTQYTDNSKIIVNISREIAIASLDSLPQMRDLVPTLITGCCMYLSTSLLLRENCEDSRQLLEVLQFRGAIIMR is encoded by the exons TCTACCACTGCGATTTCTGCACGGATTTCTGTGATTTCTGCGACTCCTCCAATTTATCACCGTATCAAAAGGTACCTttgtccacacagaaaattgcatctcaacaaaactgtcatta ATACCCGAACTGCATTTGTCACTCAGTATACCGATAATTCAAAAATCATTGTCAACATATCCAGAGAAATTGCCATTGCCTCTTTAGACTCTCTTCCTCAGATGAggg ACCTAGTTCCGactctgattactggttgctgtatgtATCTATCCACGTCACTGCTCTTGAGAGAGAATTGTGAGGATTCAAGACAACTCTTAGAGGTTTTGCAGTTTAGAGGTGCCATAATTATGAGATAA